A genomic window from Prochlorococcus sp. RS04 includes:
- a CDS encoding UvrD-helicase domain-containing protein produces MPQTNNFLFKSLNNQQLQAVKHVYGPLLVIAGAGSGKTKALTHRIANLIEGNSIDPYNILAVTFTNKAAKEMKARLEVLLAQELAFNQFGQPWTTLKEIDQNELRTNVHQERLKDLWIGTFHSLFSRLLRYDIEKYTDPEGLKWTRQFSIYDETDSQTLVKEIISQDMNLDPKRYDPKKIKRLISNAKNQCLTSNDLLEKADNNFDKTVAEAYKRYRISLSKNNSLDFDDLLLLPVFLLRQNDIVRDYWHKRFKHILVDEYQDTNRTQYELIKLITAGNTEPKKFFNWEDRSIFVVGDADQSIYSFRAADFRILIGFQEDFKTSINDDTKSSLIKLEENYRSSSNILDAANSLIENNSERIDKVLKATKEKGELLTLLSCDDEISEAEAITNKIKSLNNYNQNPIWKNFAILYRTRAQSRVLEESLVRWRIPYTIFGGLRFYDRREIKDAIAYLKVLVNSSDNVSLLRIINVPRRGIGKTTIQKLNELSNRLNIPLWEVLNDKQSLEETIGRSSKGINKFTEVMNDLMCYLENSGPAQLLQLILEKSGYLSDLLSSGTEESEDRRNNLQELINAATQYEEETESGDVEGFLSTAALTTDNDTKKNNPNSVTLMTLHNSKGLEFQNVFITGLEQGLFPSHRSIDTPSLLEEERRLCYVGITRAKERVFLSHARERRLWGGMREATIPSIFLSEIPEDLMDGELPQTGGASIRRDLHLDRLTRVDRNNPNEFVNKPINAVRKLYSGPSKGKSWIVGDKLIHSKFGKGEIIHIFGSGEKISLAVKFGDKGSKILDPRLAPIRYVS; encoded by the coding sequence GTGCCTCAAACCAACAATTTCCTTTTTAAGTCCTTAAACAATCAACAACTTCAAGCAGTAAAACATGTTTATGGACCACTATTAGTTATAGCTGGTGCAGGTAGCGGAAAAACTAAGGCTCTCACTCACAGAATTGCAAACCTTATTGAGGGTAACTCTATAGATCCCTATAACATTCTTGCAGTCACTTTCACTAACAAAGCTGCCAAAGAAATGAAAGCAAGATTAGAGGTTCTTCTAGCCCAAGAATTAGCTTTTAATCAATTTGGTCAGCCTTGGACAACTCTCAAAGAAATTGACCAAAATGAATTAAGAACAAACGTTCACCAAGAGAGGCTTAAGGACCTTTGGATCGGTACTTTCCATTCTTTATTTTCGAGACTTCTTAGATACGATATTGAAAAATATACTGATCCAGAAGGCCTAAAATGGACAAGGCAATTTTCAATTTACGATGAAACAGATTCTCAAACATTAGTAAAAGAAATTATTAGTCAAGATATGAATCTTGACCCAAAAAGATATGATCCCAAAAAGATTAAAAGATTAATAAGTAATGCTAAAAATCAATGCTTAACTTCAAATGATCTTTTAGAAAAAGCAGATAATAATTTTGATAAAACAGTTGCAGAAGCCTACAAGAGATATAGAATTTCGCTATCAAAAAACAATTCTTTAGACTTTGATGATCTTCTACTTTTGCCTGTTTTCTTATTGAGGCAAAATGATATAGTCAGAGATTACTGGCACAAAAGATTTAAACATATTTTAGTTGACGAATATCAAGATACAAATAGAACACAATATGAACTTATAAAATTAATTACGGCTGGAAATACTGAACCAAAAAAATTCTTCAATTGGGAAGATCGATCAATTTTTGTAGTTGGGGATGCTGATCAAAGTATTTATAGTTTTAGAGCAGCTGACTTCAGAATTTTAATTGGTTTTCAAGAAGATTTTAAAACTTCCATCAACGACGATACAAAATCATCCTTAATTAAATTAGAAGAAAATTATAGGTCATCTTCCAATATCCTTGATGCTGCAAACTCACTAATTGAAAACAACTCCGAAAGAATTGATAAAGTTTTAAAGGCTACTAAAGAAAAAGGGGAACTTTTAACGTTACTCAGCTGTGATGATGAAATTTCCGAGGCAGAAGCAATTACCAATAAAATAAAATCACTCAATAACTATAATCAAAACCCAATTTGGAAAAATTTTGCAATTTTATATCGAACTAGAGCTCAGTCGAGAGTACTAGAAGAATCTCTTGTAAGGTGGCGCATTCCTTATACAATTTTTGGAGGATTGCGTTTTTATGATAGAAGAGAGATTAAAGATGCTATAGCATATTTGAAAGTTCTGGTTAATTCTTCAGATAACGTTAGTCTTTTACGAATCATAAATGTTCCTAGAAGAGGAATTGGTAAGACTACTATTCAAAAACTTAATGAACTATCTAATAGGTTAAATATTCCATTATGGGAGGTTCTTAATGATAAGCAAAGTCTTGAAGAAACAATAGGTCGATCATCAAAAGGAATTAATAAATTTACTGAAGTTATGAATGATCTAATGTGTTACCTAGAAAATTCAGGTCCCGCTCAACTACTACAACTTATATTAGAAAAAAGTGGTTATTTAAGTGACTTGCTCTCTAGTGGGACTGAAGAATCTGAAGATAGAAGAAATAACTTACAAGAACTAATTAATGCAGCTACTCAATATGAAGAAGAGACAGAAAGTGGAGATGTAGAGGGATTTCTTTCTACAGCAGCCTTAACAACTGATAACGATACGAAGAAAAATAATCCTAACTCTGTAACTCTCATGACTCTGCATAATAGTAAAGGTTTAGAATTTCAAAATGTTTTTATCACTGGGCTAGAACAAGGTCTCTTCCCTAGCCATAGATCAATAGATACTCCCTCACTTCTTGAAGAGGAAAGAAGATTATGCTACGTAGGTATTACTAGAGCTAAAGAAAGAGTTTTCTTAAGTCATGCTAGAGAAAGAAGATTATGGGGTGGAATGCGTGAAGCAACAATTCCTTCAATATTTCTTTCAGAAATACCTGAGGATCTAATGGATGGCGAATTACCACAAACTGGTGGTGCTTCAATTAGAAGAGATTTGCATCTTGATCGTTTAACAAGAGTTGATCGCAACAATCCAAATGAATTTGTTAATAAACCAATAAATGCAGTAAGAAAATTATATTCAGGGCCAAGTAAAGGAAAAAGCTGGATAGTTGGAGATAAGCTAATTCACTCAAAATTTGGGAAAGGTGAAATTATACATATTTTTGGGAGTGGGGAAAAAATATCATTAGCAGTAAAATTTGGCGATAAAGGAAGTAAAATTCTAGATCCTAGATTAGCTCCAATTCGTTATGTAAGTTAA
- a CDS encoding CCA tRNA nucleotidyltransferase: MNDISDYIQGELIKTPFNLYNLITKYIESNDNTKVAFVGGYLRDLLISKFHKKSFSKPIDIDLVIEGSSISLAKFIKKNIVNVDLCLIKEFNLYNTVEININDYKIDIASARKEIYSAPGLNPTVNKSTIEDDLKRRDFTINSIAFEVSTRKIYDLYGGISDIKSKRLNLLHSNSISDDPSRLIRCAKYASRLDFNISNNSLKQSQETVRQWPWESSEKHQKMIYPPALGIRIRMELAEICKHDNLTNVISIIHKWKIISILNENIKVDKRFLRGLNWIKKLNGNHMLYLLKDSEDLEKACKRFLINNSEIKILDDYINIKKILNTNQKNFNHFSPSSWTEFIEDRNLNDETVKLLICDGGPYWRNLFKWLFIYKFIKSKKDGETLKKEGWDQGKEMGKEIKRLRYLEIDKLNRN; the protein is encoded by the coding sequence ATGAACGATATCTCTGATTATATCCAAGGGGAATTAATCAAAACTCCATTTAATCTATATAACCTTATTACTAAATACATAGAATCTAATGACAATACTAAAGTGGCTTTTGTTGGCGGTTATTTAAGAGATCTGTTAATTAGTAAATTCCACAAAAAATCGTTTTCTAAACCTATAGATATTGATCTTGTTATTGAAGGATCCTCTATTTCTCTTGCAAAATTTATAAAAAAAAATATTGTAAATGTAGATTTATGTTTAATCAAGGAATTTAATTTATATAACACTGTCGAAATAAATATTAATGACTATAAAATTGATATTGCTTCTGCAAGAAAAGAAATTTATTCTGCTCCAGGCTTAAATCCCACAGTAAATAAAAGTACTATTGAGGATGATCTTAAGAGGAGAGATTTCACTATAAATTCAATAGCCTTCGAGGTCTCGACAAGGAAAATCTATGATCTTTATGGAGGAATCTCTGATATAAAAAGTAAAAGATTGAACTTACTTCACAGTAATAGTATTTCAGATGATCCAAGTAGATTAATTAGATGTGCAAAATATGCTTCAAGGTTAGATTTCAATATTTCAAATAATTCCCTCAAACAATCTCAAGAAACAGTTAGACAATGGCCATGGGAAAGTTCTGAAAAGCATCAGAAAATGATTTACCCTCCTGCACTAGGCATACGAATAAGGATGGAACTAGCTGAAATATGCAAACACGATAATTTGACTAATGTGATTTCGATAATTCATAAATGGAAAATTATCTCAATCTTAAATGAAAATATTAAAGTCGATAAAAGATTTTTAAGAGGACTAAATTGGATTAAGAAGTTAAATGGAAATCATATGCTTTACTTATTAAAAGATTCAGAAGATTTAGAAAAAGCATGTAAAAGATTTTTGATAAATAATAGTGAGATAAAAATATTAGATGATTATATAAATATCAAAAAGATATTAAATACAAACCAAAAAAATTTCAATCATTTTTCTCCATCAAGTTGGACAGAATTTATTGAGGACAGAAACCTTAATGATGAGACAGTCAAATTATTAATTTGTGATGGAGGACCGTACTGGCGTAACTTATTTAAGTGGTTATTTATTTACAAATTCATAAAATCAAAAAAAGATGGAGAAACATTAAAAAAAGAAGGATGGGACCAGGGGAAGGAGATGGGAAAGGAAATCAAAAGACTAAGATATTTGGAAATTGACAAATTAAATAGAAATTAA
- the selD gene encoding selenide, water dikinase SelD: MTFNHLVLIGGGHSNVSLLKKWLMFPKLMPAIPVSIISRDSHLVYSAIFPSVISKSITLEESLIDIKSLAKNAKVSFIEEEVKDIDFNLKKIVLSNRPSVYYSKLVLNYGSQTIIPKEFESLVKNRNAFSIKPFLRAYQSILKEDIFDSVNELPFVIVGSGLAAIEVSYALRKRWGDRPLKLLCDSRKINNKILKSLRNSNIDLVEKLNFDYGKILLCTGNTSPLWVQKKLLDSDSHGRIITNQNLQTKSFSGIFAVGDCSVVGSAKRPASGVFAVKVVNTLVQNLKKDIEGRSLKKWFPQKIGLQIVNIFPSHHPKAFAIYRNFVFGPSFIFWILKHKIDLNFIKKFRSKRLMMKSSEKNISLNDCRGCAAKIPQLVLNKSLINSNLNSFASSPEDSVEIYQNGQDVILQSVDGFPALVSDPWLNAKITTLHACSDLWACGAKLSSAQALISLPKVEREFQSYLFSQSLQGIKSTVEDHGGELLGGHTFEARSLVNKPYSLGMDISLTVQGILKNGAKPWLKSGMNIGDILMMSRPLGVGIYFAGQMQNITMLGSSSEVIDNLVKSQQYLIDEIYLFQNQFKESLVNAATDITGYGFIGHLKEMVESSNLYRQSNNLEPLKVLLDLFAFKAYPGVFDLIRKDVKSTLYESNKEIFDKIYKVNKQKRIINFLNENSLDQETFNEKISLLLDPQTCGPLLISCNRKYENVLKDKWYKVGEVVKM; the protein is encoded by the coding sequence ATGACTTTTAATCATCTGGTACTAATTGGAGGGGGACACTCAAATGTTTCTTTATTGAAGAAATGGTTAATGTTTCCGAAATTAATGCCAGCAATTCCTGTTTCAATTATATCTAGAGATTCTCATTTGGTTTATTCGGCGATATTCCCATCGGTGATTTCAAAATCAATCACTTTAGAAGAGAGTTTAATTGATATAAAATCTTTAGCAAAAAATGCAAAAGTATCTTTTATAGAAGAAGAAGTAAAGGATATTGATTTCAATTTAAAGAAAATTGTTTTAAGTAATAGACCTTCAGTTTATTATTCGAAGTTGGTGCTTAATTATGGAAGTCAAACAATAATTCCAAAAGAATTTGAATCACTAGTTAAAAATCGAAATGCTTTTTCAATTAAACCTTTTTTAAGGGCTTATCAATCAATACTCAAAGAGGATATTTTTGACTCAGTTAATGAACTTCCATTTGTAATTGTTGGGAGTGGCCTTGCTGCAATTGAAGTATCATATGCTTTGAGAAAAAGATGGGGAGATAGACCTTTAAAACTATTATGTGATTCAAGAAAAATTAATAATAAAATTCTAAAAAGTTTAAGGAATTCCAATATTGATTTAGTTGAAAAACTTAATTTTGATTATGGCAAGATTCTTTTATGTACTGGAAATACATCTCCTTTATGGGTACAAAAAAAATTATTAGATTCGGATTCTCATGGCAGGATAATCACAAATCAGAATTTGCAGACAAAAAGTTTCTCTGGAATCTTTGCTGTCGGGGATTGCTCAGTTGTAGGTTCAGCAAAAAGGCCAGCATCGGGAGTTTTTGCAGTAAAAGTTGTAAATACATTAGTGCAAAATCTAAAAAAAGATATAGAAGGGAGATCATTAAAAAAGTGGTTTCCTCAAAAGATCGGATTGCAAATAGTAAATATATTTCCAAGCCATCATCCAAAGGCTTTTGCTATTTATCGCAATTTTGTTTTCGGCCCTTCTTTTATTTTTTGGATATTAAAGCATAAAATTGATCTCAACTTTATTAAAAAGTTCAGATCAAAAAGGCTAATGATGAAGAGTAGTGAAAAAAATATTTCATTGAATGATTGCAGAGGATGTGCAGCTAAAATTCCTCAGTTAGTTTTGAATAAATCATTAATAAATTCTAATTTAAATTCTTTTGCCTCATCACCTGAAGATTCAGTTGAGATATATCAAAATGGTCAAGATGTTATCTTGCAAAGTGTAGATGGATTTCCTGCTTTGGTAAGTGATCCTTGGCTTAATGCAAAAATTACTACTTTGCATGCTTGCTCAGATTTGTGGGCATGCGGAGCCAAACTTTCATCAGCGCAGGCTTTAATTTCATTACCAAAAGTTGAAAGGGAATTTCAGAGTTACCTCTTTTCTCAATCACTTCAAGGTATTAAATCAACAGTTGAGGATCATGGAGGTGAATTACTTGGAGGCCATACTTTTGAGGCAAGAAGTTTAGTAAATAAACCTTATTCATTGGGAATGGATATTTCTTTAACAGTTCAAGGTATTTTAAAAAATGGAGCAAAACCATGGCTTAAATCTGGAATGAATATTGGAGATATTCTCATGATGTCTAGACCTCTGGGCGTTGGGATTTACTTTGCCGGTCAAATGCAAAATATTACTATGCTAGGTAGTTCTTCAGAAGTAATTGATAATTTAGTAAAGAGTCAGCAATATTTGATTGATGAAATTTATCTTTTTCAAAATCAATTTAAAGAATCATTAGTCAATGCTGCGACTGACATTACTGGATATGGATTTATTGGACATCTTAAAGAAATGGTTGAATCATCTAATTTATATAGGCAAAGCAATAATCTTGAGCCACTAAAAGTTTTATTAGATTTATTTGCATTTAAAGCTTATCCTGGAGTATTTGATTTAATAAGAAAAGACGTTAAAAGTACTTTGTATGAATCTAATAAAGAAATTTTTGACAAAATTTATAAAGTAAATAAGCAGAAAAGAATAATTAATTTTTTAAACGAAAATTCATTAGATCAAGAGACTTTTAACGAGAAAATATCATTACTATTAGATCCTCAAACATGTGGCCCCTTGTTGATTAGTTGCAATCGTAAATATGAAAATGTTCTAAAGGATAAATGGTACAAGGTTGGAGAGGTTGTAAAAATGTAA
- the mtnP gene encoding S-methyl-5'-thioadenosine phosphorylase has product MNKEHLLPIEKSRLGVIGGSGFYSMDQIEYLRELEINTPYGKPSDSIKVYNLGNLEIAFIPRHGRTHSLNPSEIPYKANIWALRSIGVRWIIAPSAVGSLQEQIRPLDIVVPDQFIDRTKNRPATFFNEGAVAHVTMGDPFCTNLSRILSEIGEKNIPGGRQLHRGGTYLAMEGPAFSTRAESNLYRSWGCSIIGMTNHTEARLAKEAEIAYSSLSMVTDYDCWHQTHQEVSVEMVLDNLRSNTEVANKIIFEVAKLIEKERPKSKSHFSLKDGLITQKENIPRSTVEKLRIFTDSY; this is encoded by the coding sequence ATGAATAAAGAACATTTATTACCAATTGAAAAATCAAGATTAGGTGTGATTGGTGGAAGCGGATTTTATTCAATGGATCAAATAGAGTACTTAAGAGAACTAGAAATCAATACTCCCTATGGTAAACCTTCTGATTCAATAAAAGTATATAATCTTGGAAACCTAGAGATAGCATTCATTCCTAGACATGGAAGAACACATAGTTTAAACCCTTCTGAAATCCCTTATAAAGCTAATATTTGGGCTCTAAGATCAATAGGAGTAAGATGGATTATTGCTCCGTCAGCAGTTGGGTCATTACAAGAACAGATAAGGCCACTTGACATAGTGGTTCCAGATCAATTTATAGATCGGACAAAAAATAGACCCGCAACCTTCTTTAACGAAGGAGCTGTTGCTCACGTAACTATGGGAGATCCTTTCTGCACAAATTTATCACGTATATTAAGTGAAATCGGAGAAAAAAATATTCCTGGCGGTAGACAATTGCATAGAGGGGGTACCTATCTAGCAATGGAAGGTCCCGCTTTCTCAACTAGAGCAGAATCTAATTTATATAGGAGTTGGGGATGTTCAATAATTGGAATGACGAACCACACGGAAGCAAGATTAGCTAAAGAAGCTGAAATAGCTTACTCCTCCTTATCTATGGTTACTGATTATGATTGCTGGCATCAAACTCATCAAGAAGTTTCTGTAGAGATGGTTTTGGATAATCTTAGATCGAATACTGAAGTGGCTAATAAAATAATATTTGAAGTAGCTAAATTAATTGAAAAAGAAAGACCAAAAAGCAAGTCTCATTTTTCATTAAAAGATGGATTAATAACCCAAAAAGAAAATATCCCAAGATCCACAGTAGAGAAACTTAGGATATTTACTGATTCTTATTAG
- a CDS encoding photosystem II reaction center protein J, producing MSKLKGPDGRIPDRLPDGRPAVAWERRWTEGTLPLWLVATAGGIAVIFVLGIFFYGSYQGVGAGG from the coding sequence ATGAGTAAATTAAAAGGACCTGATGGAAGAATTCCAGATAGACTTCCTGACGGTAGACCAGCAGTTGCATGGGAAAGAAGATGGACTGAAGGAACTCTTCCTCTATGGCTTGTTGCTACAGCAGGTGGAATTGCAGTTATCTTTGTTTTAGGAATATTCTTCTATGGTTCATACCAAGGAGTTGGAGCTGGAGGCTAA
- a CDS encoding photosystem II reaction center protein L, translating to MQVNENPNKVPVELNRTSLYLGLLSVFVLGILFSSYFFN from the coding sequence ATGCAAGTAAACGAAAATCCTAACAAAGTTCCAGTTGAACTTAATCGTACAAGCCTATATTTAGGCTTATTATCAGTTTTTGTATTGGGAATTTTATTTTCCAGTTACTTTTTCAATTAA
- the psbF gene encoding cytochrome b559 subunit beta has product MTNSQAPMQAAEVRVYPIFTVRWLAVHALAIPSVFFLGSIAAMQFVAR; this is encoded by the coding sequence ATGACTAATTCTCAAGCTCCAATGCAGGCTGCGGAAGTCCGCGTTTATCCTATATTTACTGTCCGTTGGCTAGCAGTGCACGCTCTAGCTATTCCATCAGTATTCTTTTTAGGTTCTATTGCTGCTATGCAATTCGTAGCCCGATAA
- the psbE gene encoding cytochrome b559 subunit alpha, translated as MAAGSTGERPFFEIITSIRYWIIHAVTLPAIFIAGFLFVYTGLAYDAFGTPRPDSYFQSSESKAPVVTQRYEAKSQLDLRTK; from the coding sequence ATGGCCGCAGGTTCAACGGGTGAACGCCCATTCTTTGAAATAATCACCAGTATTAGATACTGGATTATTCATGCAGTAACATTACCAGCTATCTTTATAGCAGGCTTCTTATTTGTATATACAGGCTTAGCCTACGATGCTTTCGGAACTCCTCGTCCAGATAGTTATTTCCAATCATCTGAATCTAAAGCACCTGTCGTAACACAAAGATATGAAGCTAAATCTCAACTAGATTTAAGAACAAAATAA
- a CDS encoding photosynthesis system II assembly factor Ycf48, producing MKKIITSIPNLLLPVLLCFVLSSCSSTGVKMSDSSPWKTIQFEDQANALDVDFIDDKNGFLVGSNRLIMESNDGGETWEKRNLDLPSDENFRLLDIDFKGEEGWLIGQPSLVMHTLDAGKNWTRLSLGNKLPGQPFLITTVDAGIAELATTAGAIYETSDSGESWNAKVVDASGSGGVRDLRRTSKGDYVSVSSLGNFFSTLEKDSDAWVAHQRASSKRVQSIGFNPEGSLWMLSRGAEIRFNEDTNDLENWSKPIIPILNGYNYLDMGWDPNGDIWAGGGNGTLIVSKDQGKSWNKDPIASELPTNYIKIVFLDKEALDNQKGFVLGERGYILKWNS from the coding sequence ATGAAAAAAATTATTACTAGCATTCCCAATCTTCTTTTACCAGTTCTTCTTTGTTTTGTATTGAGCAGTTGTTCATCTACGGGAGTAAAGATGAGCGATAGCAGCCCTTGGAAAACAATTCAGTTTGAGGATCAGGCTAATGCTTTAGATGTTGATTTTATAGATGATAAAAATGGATTTTTAGTAGGTTCCAATAGACTTATTATGGAATCTAATGATGGAGGAGAAACTTGGGAAAAAAGAAATTTAGATTTACCAAGTGATGAGAACTTTCGTCTCCTAGATATTGATTTTAAAGGTGAAGAGGGATGGTTAATAGGTCAGCCTTCATTAGTTATGCATACACTTGATGCAGGAAAGAATTGGACACGTTTATCTTTAGGAAACAAATTACCAGGCCAACCATTTCTAATAACAACTGTCGACGCTGGCATTGCAGAATTGGCTACTACTGCAGGTGCTATTTATGAAACATCAGATAGTGGTGAATCATGGAATGCAAAAGTTGTAGATGCATCTGGTTCTGGAGGTGTAAGAGATTTAAGAAGAACTAGTAAAGGAGATTATGTCAGTGTAAGTAGTCTAGGTAATTTCTTCTCTACTTTGGAAAAGGATAGTGATGCATGGGTAGCTCATCAAAGAGCCAGTAGCAAAAGAGTTCAAAGTATTGGTTTTAATCCAGAGGGAAGTTTATGGATGCTTTCTAGAGGAGCAGAAATTAGATTTAATGAAGATACTAATGACCTAGAAAATTGGTCAAAACCCATCATCCCAATTCTTAATGGATACAATTATTTGGATATGGGGTGGGACCCAAATGGTGATATATGGGCTGGCGGGGGTAATGGAACTTTAATAGTAAGTAAAGATCAAGGTAAAAGTTGGAATAAAGATCCTATTGCTTCGGAATTGCCAACAAACTACATTAAAATAGTTTTTCTTGATAAGGAGGCTTTAGACAATCAAAAAGGATTTGTACTTGGCGAGCGTGGTTACATCCTTAAATGGAATAGTTAA
- a CDS encoding rubredoxin: MSENIQPASEENKIVENLEKEKPSENFSEVKVEPAVPNLEQNRFECRSCGYIYDPSEGNKKLNIPKNTPFSELDGNTFACPVCRAGKNFYKDIGPKSKPSGFEENLVYGFGFNSLPPGQKNILIFGGLAFAAAMFLSLYSLH, translated from the coding sequence GTGAGTGAAAACATTCAACCAGCCTCTGAGGAAAACAAAATAGTTGAAAACCTTGAGAAAGAAAAACCTTCTGAAAATTTCTCAGAAGTAAAAGTTGAACCAGCTGTCCCTAATTTAGAACAAAATAGATTCGAATGTAGAAGTTGTGGATACATTTATGATCCGTCTGAAGGAAATAAAAAATTAAACATACCTAAAAATACACCTTTTTCAGAGTTGGACGGGAATACCTTCGCTTGCCCTGTTTGTCGAGCTGGTAAAAATTTTTATAAGGACATAGGTCCTAAATCTAAACCTAGTGGTTTTGAAGAAAATTTAGTTTATGGCTTTGGTTTTAATAGTTTACCTCCTGGACAAAAAAACATATTGATTTTTGGAGGTCTGGCGTTTGCTGCTGCTATGTTCCTTTCTTTGTACTCTTTGCACTAA
- a CDS encoding NAD(P)H-quinone oxidoreductase subunit 3, protein MFLLNGYEYFLGFLLIASAVPILALVTNLIVAPKGRTGERKLTYESGMEPIGGAWIQFNIRYYMFALVFVIFDVETVFLYPWAVAFNRLGLLAFIEALIFIAILVIALAYAWRKGALEWS, encoded by the coding sequence ATGTTTTTATTAAATGGCTATGAATATTTTTTAGGTTTCCTTCTAATTGCCTCAGCTGTACCAATCTTAGCTTTAGTTACTAATCTCATCGTTGCCCCAAAAGGCAGAACAGGGGAAAGAAAACTTACATATGAATCTGGAATGGAGCCTATTGGAGGAGCATGGATTCAATTTAATATTCGTTATTACATGTTTGCCTTGGTTTTCGTTATATTTGATGTTGAGACAGTATTCCTTTATCCTTGGGCTGTTGCCTTCAATAGATTAGGCTTATTAGCTTTTATTGAGGCTTTAATCTTCATTGCAATACTTGTTATTGCCCTGGCATACGCATGGAGAAAAGGTGCTTTAGAATGGAGTTAA